The genomic region ATTTTCAATGGTTTCAAGAAACTTAATTTTAGATTCATCAGTAACAGTTGAAGATGAGCAGTTTTTGGTTTCTTCAACCAACTCTTTAATCGCGATAAGGGAATTAGTAAGAAGCCAATCTAGGGTTTTGCTTGCTTTATCAAACCCAAGCAAATCTTGAAGACAGAAGAATTTTCGCGCGATGTCAATTGACAATCTTACCCTTCGATCTCTTGGACCTTGAGCTGTGTAGATCTTACTATGCCCTTCTTTCTTTAAAGAAGTAGCTACTTTTTTCTTATATGGAGATATTACTGAATCTAAAAGATCATCATTATTTTGATTACACTGCAACACAATAGAATCTTGTTTGTCTGTTAAAACATTGTCTATGATCTGAGGCTCAGCAGGACTTGAATTGTAGGTATGAAGATGaaagtcaaatgggtcaaaataaaAATCAGTTCTTTCATGATTAAAGAAATAATTAGGAGAGAAGACATTACTGGTGAATGAGGGAAGATGTGGATATGGATTTGAGGAAGACATTGTAAATTTGTAGATTAGtagattaaaataaaaaataaaaaatttaactaCATAAACAAATTCATTAGCAGAAGAAGATATGTTCAAAAATTTCATTAAGGGTTTGTGTTCTAACTTGAATTAAGCAAAGCTTCTCCACCATTGTATTTTTTTGGTTTTCTGTGGGCATGTTCTTTTTAGGGTGTATTAAGTACAATGTTGATTCTACTAGTACCTACTCTGAAATATTTAAAGTAATTTGTACCATATGAATTTAAATGATTTGATGTACAAAATATAGGGTCATAACACTACAATAAATTTGCTAATTAACCAGCTATAAATTTACACACTTTTAAAAAGTGTTTACTTTTTTGTTAAAtttctaatacttgtaaatatGTGTAAATGTATTACATGTATAAGTGTAAAATATCGTTATAGTTTCACACATAAAAGTGTAGGAAAAAAAGGTCATACTAATTTGTGTGTATAATCATAAATATAACCACACTTAATAGTGTTAAGTAAATTTTGTTGCACTAGATTTGTTCACGCTCCCAGTGTGTGAAGAAATGATGTGTAACAAATTTTACTCACATTTTTAAATGTGATCAAATTTGTGTTTGTACACACTAATAAGTGTGAACAAACTTTTCCTACAATTTTAAGTGTTAATatttaaataacattcaacatttataaatgtagcaaacttatatatatatatatatatatatatatatatatatatatatatatatatatatatatatatatatatatataagtgtgaaGAATTTGATAAAAAACTCACACTTTATTGCAATTGTGTAAAAATATGCGTGAACAATTGATAAATTTGttgtattgtaaatatattgtgaCAATTTTCAAAAATGTTTTACAAGTGTTACAATTTAAATAACTCATTACACATAAACGCTTATTAATCATGTAAGTATAAAAGTTCAGGATTATTGAGCTACTAGTATTATAGTTTATATTAGAAATTAGAGATAAAATGAAAGAAATGTGATTTGTTAACCACTACCTTTTTATTGATCTAGTACTAAATTATATGTTTAATTTTGTTGTAATGCACAACGTGTATGCTAAACATTGATTAAGTTATAAAACATCCGAACTATATCATCTAATCAAACCCCTTATCAAAACCCTCTCGTGATTAAAGTAATATATTGATACTACGAGTATATTACTAAGctcttttatataaattaaacagcCACTGTGGACATTGATCAAACGGTAATACATTCAACCGCAAGGTGTTGGAGTATTGAGTTCGACGCTCATGTGCTGCAAAAATATTTCTCTTGTTGTTACTCGCTCATTTCACGGGTCtcatgtgacgaccaggaaatttccgaccaaatttaaacttaatcttaatatggttttgacacgataagcaaagtctattaaactgagtttcaaaattttgaactgttgttatacattcatttaaactttgactattcccgaggattcacgaacaattgtttgtaagtaaatatgtaaatatatatatatatatatatatatatatatatatatatatatatatatatatatatatatatatatatatatatatataactttggattaataaagtacactttaaaAATGAAAGATAATATTAGAATAATATTAGAATGgatataaatatatgatattatatatatatatatatatatatatatatatatatatatatatatatatatatatatatcaaacggaCCTCGCCAGAAGGTAATTTTAATGTGGCCGATTTCCCTTCTTTTGCAATAAGTTTCGCTACAGCACCCGCTGCTCTAGCTAATTGTCcaccctgaaatgtcccgttcttattgattaaaaacgttccatattaattgatttcgttgcgaggttttgacctctatatgagacgtttttcaaagactgcattcatttttaaaacaaaccataacctttatttcataaataaaggtttaaaaagctttacgtagattatcaaataatgataatctaaaatatcctgtttacacacgaccattacataatggtttacaatacaaatatgttacatcgaaatcagtttcttgaatgcagtttttacacaataacatacaaacatggactccaaatcttgtccttattttagtatgcaacagcggaagctcttaatattcacctgagaataaacatgctttaaacgtcaacaaaaatgttggtgagttataggtttaacctatatatatcaaatcgtaacaatagaccacaagatttcatatttcaatacacatcccatacatagagataaaaatcattcatatggtgaacacctggtaaccgacaataacaagatgcatatataagaatatccccatcattccgggacacccttcggatatgatataaatttcgaagtactaaagcatccggtactttggatggggtttgttaggcccaatagatctatctttaggattcgcgtcaattagggtgtctgttccctaattcttagattaccagacttaataaaaaggggcatattcgatttcgataattcaaccatagaatgtagtttcacgtacttgtgtctattttgtaaatcatttataaaacctgcatgtattctcatcccaaaaatattagattttaaaagtgggactataactcactttcacagatttttacttcgtcgggaagtaagacttggccactggttgattcacgaacctataacaatatatacatatatatcaaagtatgttcaaaatatatttacaacacttttaatatattttgatgttttaagtttattaagtcagctgtcctcgttagtaacctacaactagttgtccactgttagatgtacagaaataaatcgataaatattatcttgaatcaatccacgacccagtgtatacgtatctcagtattgatcacaactcaaactatatatattttggaatcaacctcaaccctgtatagctaactccaacattcacatatagagtgtctatggttgttccgaaatatatatagatgtgtcgacatgataggtcgaaacattgtatacgtgtctatggtatctcaagattacataatatacaatacaagttgattaagttatgtttggaatagatttgttaccaattttcacgtagctaaaatgagaaaaattatccaatcttgttttacccataacttcttcattttaaatccgttttgagtgaatcaaattgctatggtttcatattgaactctattttatgaatctaaacaaaaaaagtataggtttctagtcggaaaaataagttacaagtcgtttttgtaaaggtagtcatttcagtcgaaagaacgacgtctagatgaccattttagaaaacatacttccactttgagtttaaccataatttttggatatagtttcatgttcataataaaaatcattttctcagaataacaacttttaaatcaaagtttatcatagtttttaattaactaacccaaaacagcccgcggtgttactacgacggcgtaaatccggttttacggtgtttttcgtgtttccaggttttaaatcattaagttagcatatcatatagatatagaacatgtgtttagttgattttaaaagtcaagttagaaggattaacttttgtttgcgaacaagtttagaattaactaaactatgttctagtgattacaagtttaaaccttcgaataagatagctttatatgtatgaattgaatgatgttatgaacatcattactaccttaagttccttggataaacctactggaaaagagaaaaatggatctagcttcaatggatccttggatggctcgaagttcttgaagcagaatcatgacacgaaaacaagttcaagtaagatcatcacttgaaataagattgttatagttatagaaattgaaccaaagtttgaatatgattattaccttgtattagaatgataacctactgtaagaaacaaagatttcttgaggttggatgatcaccttacaagattggaagtgagctagcaaacttgaaagtattcttgattttatgaaactagaacttttggaatttatgaagaacacttagaacttgaagatagaacttgagagagatcaattagatgaagaaaattgaagaatgaaagtgtttgtaggtgtttttggtcgttggtgtatggattagatataaaggatatgttattttgttttcatgtaaataagtcatgaatgattactcatatttttgtaattttatgagatatttcatgctagttgccaaatgatggttcccacatgtgttaggtgactcacatgggctgctaagagctgatcattggagtgtatataccaatagtacatacatctaaaagctgtgtattgtacgagtacgaatacgggtgcatacgagtagaattgttgatgaaactgaacgaggatgtaattgtaagcattt from Rutidosis leptorrhynchoides isolate AG116_Rl617_1_P2 chromosome 9, CSIRO_AGI_Rlap_v1, whole genome shotgun sequence harbors:
- the LOC139866183 gene encoding uncharacterized protein; translated protein: MSSSNPYPHLPSFTSNVFSPNYFFNHERTDFYFDPFDFHLHTYNSSPAEPQIIDNVLTDKQDSIVLQCNQNNDDLLDSVISPYKKKVATSLKKEGHSKIYTAQGPRDRRVRLSIDIARKFFCLQDLLGFDKASKTLDWLLTNSLIAIKELVEETKNCSSSTVTDESKIKFLETIENKGKKKKLAVRAKCVDGKNKKKMVKKCKGRVFQENNVTRDRSRAEARARARERTKEKGRVKKLDVGCESSSWCQFESQNDNKGSSFQISAFHYEQMSNDHN